A genomic segment from Idiomarina piscisalsi encodes:
- a CDS encoding DUF3429 domain-containing protein: MNTAKNKLIYTLGFLGLIPFIVSSLAELMQVGSILGFRPLNLLITYGAIILTFLGGVLWGRALHRAASEPTNALLILSNVFALLAWLTLLLNSSAWSLGLQMAGFAILLFFEQKLARSSAMTSYMGYYRIRLILTSAVIVCELLVFGNHIL, translated from the coding sequence ATGAACACAGCCAAAAACAAACTGATATACACACTCGGGTTTCTCGGGCTCATTCCATTTATTGTCAGTTCGCTTGCGGAGCTGATGCAGGTTGGATCTATACTTGGCTTCCGGCCACTCAACTTGCTCATTACCTACGGTGCAATTATTTTGACGTTTCTTGGTGGTGTCCTGTGGGGGCGCGCGCTGCACCGTGCGGCAAGTGAGCCAACGAATGCGCTGCTTATTCTGAGTAATGTCTTTGCCCTGCTTGCCTGGCTGACTCTATTACTCAACTCATCTGCTTGGTCGCTCGGCCTGCAAATGGCGGGATTTGCCATATTGCTTTTCTTTGAACAGAAGTTGGCAAGAAGCTCCGCCATGACCTCTTATATGGGGTATTACCGCATCCGCTTAATATTGACGTCAGCGGTAATCGTTTGCGAATTGTTAGTATTCGGAAACCATATTCTCTAA
- a CDS encoding DASH family cryptochrome, whose translation MQKYQLSLFIFQNDLRVKDNLALQAASDNSEKLICCYCFDQSLTRYGRYGIASLGKHRLNFLMDSLESLRAELEKRGQQLLILRGSFEKEVTRAISELGADAVFVSEQQGVYERRHLDLVKKRFPFLSLFETPNNTLFSEDELPFLLTDLPTTFSQFRKQVEPLKDSYLLTDIKSLAPTPKNFKAAPARLSKSSTTHQMYRGGELAALSHLKNYFSEDYASDYKQTRNALDDFQSSTKFSPWLALGCMSARQVMSALRSYEQQHEANESTYWISFELLWREFFFWYAKKHGAKLFAFKGLSTKSPKTSFYPERFQKWCSGNTPFPIVNACMKQLNATGYMSNRGRQLVASCFVHELGLDWRYGAAYFEHQLIDYDVSSNWGNWQYLAGVGADPRGHRRFNLEKQTAQYDPEGEFIKRWGGNIKTLPIDSVDAADWPVKHDEN comes from the coding sequence ATGCAAAAGTATCAGCTCAGCTTATTTATTTTTCAAAATGATCTGCGGGTTAAAGACAACTTAGCGCTGCAGGCAGCTAGTGATAATAGTGAGAAACTAATTTGCTGTTATTGCTTCGATCAGTCTCTCACCCGTTATGGACGTTATGGTATCGCCTCACTAGGTAAGCATCGTCTAAACTTCTTAATGGACTCATTAGAGAGTCTTAGAGCTGAATTGGAAAAAAGAGGCCAACAACTGCTAATTTTGAGAGGCTCTTTTGAAAAGGAGGTTACCAGAGCAATTTCTGAGCTAGGAGCTGATGCGGTCTTTGTGAGCGAGCAGCAGGGCGTTTATGAACGGAGACATTTAGATCTCGTAAAAAAGCGCTTCCCATTTTTGTCGCTTTTTGAGACTCCTAACAATACTTTATTTAGTGAGGACGAACTGCCATTTTTGTTGACTGATTTACCGACAACCTTTTCTCAATTTAGGAAGCAGGTAGAGCCTTTAAAAGACAGCTACCTTTTGACTGATATTAAGAGCCTTGCACCAACACCTAAAAATTTTAAAGCAGCGCCCGCGCGGCTCTCAAAGAGCTCAACCACTCATCAAATGTATAGAGGTGGCGAGTTAGCTGCGTTAAGCCATCTAAAGAATTACTTTAGTGAAGACTATGCAAGTGATTATAAGCAAACTCGAAATGCTTTAGACGACTTTCAAAGTTCGACTAAGTTTTCACCATGGTTAGCACTTGGTTGTATGTCGGCTCGCCAAGTTATGTCTGCGCTTAGAAGCTACGAGCAACAGCATGAAGCGAATGAATCAACGTATTGGATAAGCTTCGAGCTATTGTGGCGAGAGTTTTTCTTTTGGTATGCGAAAAAACACGGAGCTAAACTGTTTGCCTTTAAAGGGCTTTCTACTAAATCACCTAAGACAAGCTTTTACCCGGAGCGCTTTCAAAAATGGTGTTCTGGCAATACACCTTTTCCAATCGTTAACGCTTGTATGAAGCAGTTAAATGCAACTGGCTATATGTCCAATCGGGGACGACAGTTAGTAGCAAGCTGCTTTGTGCATGAGCTAGGTCTTGATTGGCGGTACGGAGCTGCTTACTTCGAGCACCAGCTTATTGATTACGACGTATCCTCCAACTGGGGCAACTGGCAGTATTTAGCGGGTGTTGGTGCAGACCCTAGAGGCCATCGTAGATTTAATTTAGAAAAACAGACCGCCCAGTATGATCCTGAGGGTGAATTTATAAAACGCTGGGGCGGCAATATCAAGACACTGCCAATAGACAGTGTTGATGCGGCAGATTGGCCAGTGAAACATGATGAAAACTGA